A single Lolium perenne isolate Kyuss_39 chromosome 6, Kyuss_2.0, whole genome shotgun sequence DNA region contains:
- the LOC127321391 gene encoding glycosyltransferase BC10 translates to MQGGGGAVVADSSSSKDGHAPARAPAPGRSFPAKLVARPQLLFAVLATGFLAAALLLFVLGGGGAVPYYRLPALAVQDVLLAAPCAEEKEEDQVVERWWARPPARSAWHNMSDEELLWAASFEPRRRRGRGRPSAPGKVAFMFLTRGPLPLAPLWERFFNGTGGRGLFSVYVHTTPGYRLDFPPSSPFHRRQVPSKATRWGETSVVDAERRLLANALLDLSNERFVLLSESCIPLHPLPAIHAYLTRSRHSFVGAFDDPGPHGRGRYRTALAPDVSVSQWRKGAQWFEMDRRLALFVVADGRYYPRFREVCRPPCYVDEHYLPTVLTIEAPMSIANRSVTWVDWSRGGSHPAMFGADDVSKDFLERLAGKKEKETERCMYNGQPAVVCSLFARKFAPGTLQPLLQLSTRILGY, encoded by the exons atgcaaggaggaggaggagcggtgGTGGccgacagcagcagcagcaaggacGGGCACGCTCCCGCGAGGGCGCCGGCGCCCGGGAGGAGCTTCCCGGCGAAGCTCGTCGCCCGGCCGCAGCTCCTCTTCGCGGTGCTCGCCACCGGCTTCCTCGCCGCCGCGCTCCTCCTGTTcgtcctcggcggcggcggcgccgtccCGTACTACCGCCTCCCGGCGCTCGCCGTCCAAGACGTCCTCCTTGCGGCGCCGTGcgcggaggagaaggaggaggaccaGGTGGTGGAGCGGTGGTGGGCGCGGCCGCCGGCGAGGAGCGCGTGGCACAACATGAGCGACGAGGAGCTGCTGTGGGCGGCCTCGTTcgagccgcggcggcggcgggggcgggggcggccGTCGGCGCCGGGGAAGGTGGCGTTCATGTTCCTGACCCGCGGGCCGCTGCCGCTGGCGCCGCTGTGGGAGCGCTTCTTCAACGGCACCGGCGGGAGGGGGCTGTTCTCGGTGTACGTGCACACCACGCCGGGGTACCGCCTCGACTTCCCGCCGTCGTCGCCGTTCCACCGGCGACAGGTGCCCAGCAAG GCGACACGGTGGGGCGAGACGAGTGTGGTGGATGCCGAGCGCCGTCTGCTCGCGAACGCGCTCCTCGACCTCTCCAACGAGCGCTTCGTCCTCCTCTCCGAGTCCTGCATCCCGCTGCACCCCCTCCCCGCCATCCACGCCTACCTGACCCGCTCTCGCCACAGCTTCGTTGGCGCCTTCGACGACCCAGGACCGCACGGCCGGGGCCGGTACCGCACCGCCCTCGCCCCCGACGTGTCCGTCTCGCAGTGGCGCAAGGGCGCGCAGTGGTTTGAGATGGACCGCCGTCTCGCCCTCTTCGTGGTCGCCGATGGCCGGTACTACCCGAGGTTCCGGGAGGTGTGCCGACCACCCTGCTACGTGGACGAGCACTACCTCCCCACCGTGCTTACCATCGAGGCGCCCATGAGCATCGCAAATCGAAGCGTCACGTGGGTCGACTGGTCTCGTGGGGGCTCGCACCCGGCCATGTTCGGCGCCGACGATGTGAGCAAGGACTTTTTGGAGAGGCTGGCggggaagaaggagaaggagacggAGAGGTGTATGTATAATGGGCAGCCGGCGGTGGTATGCTCCCTATTCGCAAGGAAGTTCGCACCCGGCACGTTGCAGCCACTGCTCCAGCTTTCCACCAGGATCCTCGGATACTAG